One Methylosarcina fibrata AML-C10 DNA segment encodes these proteins:
- a CDS encoding type II toxin-antitoxin system HicB family antitoxin: MEEHQANPEYRDGIWGIVELDMSQLSSKSKRVNITLPKYLLRISLQITSPFEKGGSRGIY, encoded by the coding sequence ATTGAAGAGCACCAGGCGAATCCGGAATACCGGGATGGAATTTGGGGAATCGTCGAACTGGATATGAGTCAATTGTCGTCGAAATCGAAGCGGGTGAATATCACCTTGCCCAAATATCTGTTAAGGATATCGCTACAAATCACTTCCCCCTTTGAAAAAGGGGGATCAAGGGGGATTTATTAA
- a CDS encoding DUF4845 domain-containing protein, with the protein MNSSLKSQQGLTLLSIAFILALIGFFVLLALNIVPIYLDHSKVKNALNALKEDPGFADMSEFEIRRSLDKRFNLNYVYDVTQDDIKVLKTGSYTKVDIEYETVKKLAFNLSVLAEFHDVIEAGVE; encoded by the coding sequence ATGAATTCGTCGCTTAAATCCCAGCAGGGCCTGACCTTGCTGTCCATTGCTTTCATACTTGCGCTTATTGGATTTTTCGTGCTGCTGGCCTTGAATATCGTGCCGATTTACCTGGATCACAGCAAAGTCAAAAATGCGCTGAATGCGCTGAAGGAGGATCCGGGCTTTGCGGACATGTCCGAATTCGAGATCAGGCGAAGTCTGGATAAACGTTTTAATTTGAATTATGTCTACGATGTAACGCAGGACGACATCAAAGTGCTCAAGACCGGCAGTTACACAAAGGTGGACATTGAATATGAAACCGTCAAGAAACTGGCTTTCAATCTCAGTGTGCTGGCCGAATTTCATGACGTGATCGAGGCTGGGGTGGAGTGA
- the lepA gene encoding translation elongation factor 4 has protein sequence MDLKHIRNFSIIAHIDHGKSTLADRFIQICGGLSDREMSAQVLDSMDIERERGITIKAQSVTLDYQAKDGEVYQLNFIDTPGHVDFSYEVSRSLAACEGALLVVDAAQGVEAQSVANCYTAIEQGLEVVPVLNKIDLPSAEPERVQDEIEDVIGIPADDALRISAKTGLGVADVLEQLVTKVPPPEGNVDGPLQALIIDSWFDSYLGVVSLVRIVHGSIRRKQKITIMSTGKSFLVEKVGVFTPKRLDKEILNTGEVGYVVAGIKDIFGAPVGDTITATDKPAAEQLAGFQRVQPRVFAGLYPVSSDNYEELRDALNKLNLNDAALQFEPETSQALGFGFRCGFLGMLHMEIVQERLEREYNVDLITTAPTVVYEVVTHNGQIVMVDNPAKLPDVGTIEEIREPIIRANILVPQDYLGAVITLCIEKRGVQKDMQYAGRQVSIHYEMPLSEVVLDFFDRLKSVSRGFASFDYEFLRFQEASLVKLDVLINGDKVDALSVIVHKDQSQSRGRDLVEKMKDLIPKQMYEVAIQAAIGSKIIARSTVKALRKNVTAKCYGGDITRKKKLLEKQKAGKKRMKQVGNIEIPQEAFLAVLQLNKE, from the coding sequence GTGGATTTAAAACATATCAGAAATTTCTCCATCATCGCGCATATCGATCACGGCAAATCGACGCTGGCGGACCGTTTCATTCAAATCTGCGGCGGCCTGAGCGACCGCGAGATGTCCGCACAGGTGCTGGACTCGATGGACATCGAGAGGGAACGCGGCATTACCATCAAGGCCCAGAGCGTGACGCTGGATTACCAGGCGAAGGACGGCGAAGTCTATCAGCTCAATTTTATCGATACGCCCGGCCACGTCGATTTTTCCTACGAGGTGTCGAGGTCGCTGGCGGCCTGCGAGGGCGCGCTGCTAGTGGTCGATGCGGCCCAGGGCGTCGAGGCGCAAAGCGTCGCCAACTGCTATACCGCGATCGAGCAGGGTCTGGAAGTGGTGCCGGTGCTCAACAAGATCGATCTGCCGTCGGCGGAGCCCGAGCGGGTGCAGGACGAAATCGAGGACGTGATCGGCATTCCGGCGGACGATGCGCTCAGAATCAGCGCGAAAACCGGCTTGGGCGTCGCCGACGTGCTGGAGCAACTGGTGACCAAGGTGCCGCCGCCCGAAGGCAACGTCGACGGGCCTTTGCAGGCCTTGATCATCGACTCCTGGTTCGACAGCTATCTCGGCGTGGTGTCGCTGGTCCGGATCGTGCACGGCAGCATCCGCAGAAAACAGAAGATCACGATCATGTCCACCGGCAAGTCGTTCCTGGTCGAAAAAGTCGGCGTGTTCACGCCCAAGCGTCTCGACAAAGAAATATTGAATACCGGCGAAGTGGGTTACGTGGTCGCCGGCATCAAGGATATTTTCGGCGCGCCGGTCGGCGACACCATTACGGCGACCGACAAGCCCGCCGCCGAACAACTGGCCGGTTTCCAACGGGTGCAGCCGCGCGTATTCGCCGGCCTGTACCCGGTCAGTTCCGACAATTACGAGGAACTGCGCGATGCCCTGAACAAGCTGAACCTGAACGACGCCGCCCTGCAGTTCGAGCCGGAAACGTCCCAGGCCCTGGGTTTTGGTTTCCGCTGCGGCTTTCTCGGCATGCTGCACATGGAAATCGTGCAGGAACGTCTGGAGCGGGAATACAATGTCGACCTGATCACCACCGCGCCGACGGTGGTTTACGAGGTAGTGACCCACAACGGCCAGATCGTCATGGTCGATAATCCGGCGAAGCTGCCCGACGTCGGCACCATCGAGGAAATCCGGGAGCCTATTATCCGGGCCAACATTCTGGTGCCGCAGGATTACCTCGGCGCGGTCATCACCCTGTGCATCGAGAAGCGGGGCGTGCAGAAGGACATGCAGTACGCCGGCCGCCAGGTGTCGATCCATTACGAAATGCCTTTGAGCGAAGTGGTGCTGGATTTCTTCGATCGGCTGAAATCGGTGAGCCGCGGTTTCGCGTCGTTCGATTACGAATTCCTGCGCTTTCAGGAAGCCTCCCTGGTCAAACTCGACGTCCTGATCAACGGCGACAAGGTCGACGCCCTGTCGGTGATCGTGCACAAGGATCAGAGCCAGTCGCGCGGCCGCGATCTGGTCGAAAAAATGAAGGACCTGATTCCGAAGCAAATGTACGAAGTGGCGATCCAGGCGGCCATCGGCTCCAAAATCATCGCCCGGTCGACCGTCAAAGCCTTGAGAAAGAACGTGACCGCGAAATGTTACGGCGGCGATATTACCCGCAAGAAAAAATTACTGGAAAAACAAAAAGCCGGCAAGAAGCGGATGAAGCAGGTCGGCAACATCGAGATTCCGCAGGAAGCCTTTTTGGCCGTGCTGCAACTCAATAAAGAATAA
- a CDS encoding Uma2 family endonuclease — translation MFFLGVNVFQAEPICRRESPIQFALYRGLRSNYEHSAYYPDVMLVCDSRDDEDNYKQSPCFIAEVLSQSTEITDRREKCLAYQKMPSLRYYLLASSDSMHADYFQRDQSGEWQMAMLESGETLTVECESYRAVLTLDDIYEDVVFD, via the coding sequence ATGTTCTTCCTCGGCGTGAATGTCTTTCAAGCCGAACCCATTTGCAGGCGCGAGAGTCCTATCCAGTTTGCGCTTTATCGGGGTTTGAGATCGAATTATGAGCACTCTGCTTATTATCCCGACGTCATGCTGGTCTGCGACAGCCGGGACGACGAAGACAACTACAAACAAAGCCCCTGCTTTATTGCCGAAGTGCTCTCCCAAAGCACCGAAATAACCGATCGCCGCGAAAAATGTCTGGCTTATCAAAAAATGCCGAGTCTGCGTTATTACCTGCTGGCGAGCTCCGATAGCATGCACGCGGACTATTTTCAGCGCGATCAATCCGGCGAATGGCAAATGGCCATGCTGGAATCAGGAGAAACCCTGACGGTCGAGTGCGAAAGCTACCGCGCGGTTTTGACCTTGGATGATATTTACGAGGATGTGGTGTTCGATTAG
- a CDS encoding retropepsin-like aspartic protease family protein, producing MGIQDRDYYRERHRKSYSTNKSGKVSTGKKYFLTPILTLALLWHGANMILGKMKNGLTVKPVPAMSTDNSSDLIPGGIILKADRQGHFKGTLSINSVPMPFLIDTGATTTTIPENMAIAAGLPVGRSIRSNTAGGQVLEHQTRINSLKIGNAEIKNLDASINQYLNEVLVGMNTLKYFRMTQDGNTLTLVTYNEPEEGIAEPEEEIVEIENLSPPPSQQTFQPSDDETADETVASDYPSKTTWKKTVSCDGHNNCKTIYSDH from the coding sequence ATGGGAATACAGGATCGCGATTATTACCGAGAAAGGCATAGAAAGTCCTACTCGACGAACAAATCTGGAAAAGTAAGCACTGGCAAAAAATACTTCTTAACTCCAATTTTGACGCTTGCTTTACTGTGGCATGGGGCGAACATGATTCTTGGCAAAATGAAAAATGGGTTAACCGTTAAACCTGTGCCAGCAATGTCAACTGATAATTCCTCTGATTTGATACCAGGCGGCATTATTTTGAAAGCCGACCGTCAAGGACATTTCAAGGGAACTCTATCGATAAATAGCGTACCTATGCCCTTTTTGATCGATACCGGAGCGACCACAACCACAATTCCGGAAAATATGGCCATTGCGGCCGGTTTACCTGTTGGCCGTTCGATCCGGTCCAATACGGCGGGTGGACAAGTCCTTGAGCACCAGACCCGGATAAACAGCTTAAAAATAGGTAACGCCGAGATAAAAAATCTCGATGCCAGTATTAATCAGTATCTAAACGAGGTACTGGTTGGCATGAATACATTAAAGTATTTCCGCATGACACAAGACGGAAATACACTGACACTCGTGACCTATAACGAACCGGAGGAAGGCATTGCCGAACCAGAAGAAGAAATTGTCGAAATAGAAAATCTATCACCTCCTCCGTCTCAACAAACATTTCAACCGTCCGACGATGAAACGGCAGATGAAACCGTGGCATCGGATTACCCAAGTAAAACTACTTGGAAAAAAACAGTTTCCTGCGATGGACATAATAATTGCAAAACGATCTATAGCGATCATTGA
- a CDS encoding SulP family inorganic anion transporter → MSKYSNSLPKTGLDGLKENWRSDLLSGFFVFLIALPLCLGIAAASGFPPSAGIVTAMVGGLLVSRLNGSFVTINGPAAGLIVVILSAVETLGEGDALAGYRYTLAAIMLAGALQVFMGVYKAGQFSAFFPASVVHGMLAAIGLIIIAKQSHVMLGASPHPGSILETIAQIPHSLFNPEPTILLIGLSSLAILIFWPWVKHPKLKAVPAPLVVLLTGIGLGQFFGLQHEHWHPFLSEAELAAGHRHLIENRFLVAIPDDLPSFFYFPDFAKAFTVDFWGAVVSICLVSSLETLLSAKAVDKLDRYRRTSDPDQELAAIGFGNTVAGFIGGLPMIADIIRSSANIDYGARTGWSNFFHGLILLGFVALFPHLIHSIPKASLAALLVYTGYRLASPKTFSEVLGIGTEQFCLFAATIIGVLATDLLTGVAIGVAVKFGIHLLRGVWLNNLFKIHFRIEPTGPGTITVRLLGSALFSNFLPLKKALEGLEDGQTIVFDFSNGYLIDHTVMEFLDDFCKRYTAQGGACRHVGQALEKFSDHALAARLMTPDDRKE, encoded by the coding sequence GTGAGTAAATATTCCAATTCTTTACCCAAAACCGGACTGGACGGTTTAAAGGAAAACTGGCGCAGCGATCTTCTGTCCGGTTTTTTTGTTTTTCTGATCGCCTTGCCGTTGTGCCTCGGCATCGCCGCCGCCTCCGGTTTTCCGCCTTCGGCGGGAATCGTCACCGCAATGGTGGGAGGGCTTCTGGTGTCGCGGCTCAACGGCTCCTTCGTCACGATCAACGGTCCCGCCGCCGGTCTGATCGTGGTCATTCTGAGCGCGGTCGAAACCCTCGGCGAAGGCGATGCCTTGGCCGGCTACCGGTACACGCTGGCGGCGATCATGCTCGCCGGAGCCCTGCAGGTGTTCATGGGCGTTTACAAGGCCGGGCAATTCAGCGCGTTTTTTCCGGCCTCGGTGGTGCACGGCATGCTGGCGGCGATCGGCCTCATCATCATCGCCAAACAAAGCCACGTCATGCTGGGCGCCAGCCCGCATCCCGGAAGCATCCTGGAGACGATTGCGCAAATTCCGCACAGCCTGTTCAATCCCGAACCCACCATTCTCCTGATCGGTTTGAGCAGCCTGGCGATTTTGATTTTCTGGCCCTGGGTGAAACATCCGAAGTTAAAAGCGGTGCCCGCGCCGCTCGTGGTGCTGTTGACCGGCATCGGATTGGGGCAGTTTTTCGGATTGCAGCACGAACATTGGCATCCTTTTTTATCGGAGGCGGAGCTTGCGGCCGGCCATCGGCATTTGATCGAAAACCGTTTTCTGGTGGCGATTCCGGACGATTTGCCGTCGTTTTTTTATTTTCCCGATTTTGCCAAGGCGTTTACCGTGGATTTTTGGGGGGCGGTCGTCAGCATCTGCCTGGTCAGCAGCCTGGAAACCCTGCTCAGTGCCAAAGCGGTCGACAAGCTGGACCGGTACCGGCGCACTTCCGATCCGGACCAGGAGCTGGCCGCGATCGGTTTCGGCAATACGGTAGCCGGCTTTATCGGCGGCCTGCCGATGATCGCCGACATTATCCGCAGTTCCGCCAATATCGATTACGGCGCCAGAACCGGCTGGTCCAATTTTTTTCACGGACTGATTCTGCTCGGCTTCGTCGCCTTGTTTCCGCACCTTATCCACAGCATTCCGAAAGCTTCGCTGGCGGCTCTGCTGGTTTACACCGGTTACCGCCTGGCCTCGCCGAAAACCTTCAGCGAAGTGCTGGGTATCGGGACGGAGCAGTTCTGTTTGTTTGCGGCGACCATCATCGGCGTGCTGGCCACCGATTTACTGACCGGCGTGGCCATCGGCGTGGCGGTCAAATTCGGCATTCATTTATTGCGCGGCGTCTGGTTGAACAACTTGTTCAAAATCCATTTCCGCATCGAGCCTACAGGCCCCGGCACGATCACCGTCAGGCTGCTGGGTTCGGCGCTGTTTTCCAACTTTCTGCCGCTAAAAAAAGCGCTGGAAGGACTGGAAGACGGCCAGACGATTGTCTTCGATTTCTCGAACGGCTATCTGATCGATCATACGGTAATGGAATTCCTTGATGATTTTTGCAAGCGTTATACGGCGCAGGGCGGCGCTTGCCGGCACGTCGGCCAGGCGCTGGAGAAGTTTTCGGATCACGCTCTGGCGGCCCGGTTAATGACTCCGGATGACAGGAAAGAATAA
- the lepB gene encoding signal peptidase I, which translates to MDFDFSFFLFAASVVTGMIWGGYVLWLRVKKIPYEAAKEPLLVEYAHSFFPIVLLVFILRSFIAEPFRIPSASMMPTLLIGDFILVNKFTYGIRLPVINKKVIELNEPKRGDIVVFRFPKEPSVDYIKRVIGLPGDKIAYYDKKLYVNDTPVNQVSLGSYIGRGQGNDMTGAEQLEENLFGVEHSILIRNGAPSVEGTYIVPPETYFVMGDNRDNSNDSRYWGTVPEENLVGKAFFIWMNWDWQYKGVGFDRIGTSLK; encoded by the coding sequence ATGGACTTTGACTTTTCCTTTTTTCTTTTCGCCGCGTCGGTGGTGACCGGCATGATCTGGGGCGGATACGTTCTTTGGCTCCGAGTTAAAAAAATTCCGTACGAGGCCGCCAAGGAGCCTTTGCTGGTCGAGTATGCGCACTCCTTTTTTCCGATTGTGCTTCTTGTGTTCATTTTGCGCTCGTTTATCGCGGAGCCTTTCCGGATTCCTTCGGCTTCGATGATGCCGACCTTATTGATCGGCGATTTCATTCTGGTCAATAAATTCACTTACGGCATCCGGCTGCCGGTGATCAATAAAAAAGTGATCGAGCTGAACGAACCCAAGCGCGGCGATATCGTGGTTTTCCGGTTTCCGAAGGAACCGTCGGTCGATTACATCAAGCGGGTGATCGGTCTGCCCGGAGATAAAATCGCTTATTACGACAAAAAACTCTACGTCAACGATACGCCGGTCAATCAGGTGTCCCTGGGCAGTTACATCGGCCGGGGACAGGGGAACGACATGACCGGTGCGGAGCAGTTGGAAGAGAATCTGTTCGGCGTCGAGCACAGCATTCTGATCCGGAACGGAGCGCCTTCCGTGGAAGGAACCTATATCGTGCCGCCGGAGACTTATTTCGTGATGGGCGACAACCGGGACAACAGCAACGACAGCCGCTATTGGGGCACGGTGCCGGAAGAAAATCTGGTGGGCAAGGCGTTTTTTATCTGGATGAACTGGGACTGGCAGTACAAAGGGGTGGGATTCGACCGTATTGGTACCTCTTTAAAATAA
- a CDS encoding aldo/keto reductase family protein, translated as MALTTHPIDRVIEHRGVDIPTFLYGTAWKEDETEALTRKALDSGFLGIDTANQRRHYNEAGVGEAVRQVLAEGRLGRSNLFLQSKFTFASGQDHRIPYDPLAEYAVQVKQSFQSTLEHLQTDTLDSYILHAPATALGWSKADCEVWRAMETLQKSGAVRLLGVSNVELDQLKKLIELAEVKPAFVQNRCYAYTCWDHEIRRICRTHDILYQGFSLLTANALELTRPEIQAIARRLGCPLTRLVFRFALQSGMIPLTGTTDPGHMADDLAAYDMELDEAAMETIEQIAFTKPLSRP; from the coding sequence ATGGCACTGACTACTCATCCGATCGACCGGGTTATCGAGCACAGAGGGGTCGATATTCCCACCTTTCTCTACGGAACGGCCTGGAAAGAAGACGAAACCGAAGCGCTGACCCGAAAGGCTCTCGATTCGGGATTTCTCGGCATCGATACCGCCAACCAGCGCCGTCACTATAACGAAGCGGGCGTCGGTGAAGCGGTGCGTCAGGTTCTGGCCGAAGGCCGGCTCGGACGCAGCAATCTTTTTCTGCAATCCAAATTTACCTTTGCGTCGGGCCAGGATCACCGAATCCCCTACGATCCCCTTGCAGAGTATGCCGTTCAGGTCAAGCAATCCTTTCAAAGCACGCTGGAGCATCTGCAGACGGACACCCTGGATTCCTACATTCTGCATGCTCCTGCGACTGCCCTGGGATGGTCCAAAGCCGACTGCGAGGTATGGCGGGCCATGGAAACCCTGCAGAAGTCGGGGGCGGTCAGGCTGCTCGGCGTCTCCAACGTCGAGCTCGACCAGCTCAAAAAATTGATCGAGCTGGCCGAAGTCAAGCCGGCATTCGTGCAGAACCGCTGTTACGCCTACACCTGTTGGGACCACGAGATTCGCCGGATTTGCCGCACTCACGACATCCTTTACCAGGGCTTCTCTTTATTGACCGCCAATGCGCTGGAACTGACCCGGCCCGAGATTCAGGCGATTGCCCGGCGGCTGGGCTGCCCCTTGACCCGCCTCGTCTTTCGTTTTGCCCTGCAAAGCGGAATGATCCCGCTGACCGGCACGACCGACCCCGGTCACATGGCCGACGATCTGGCCGCCTACGATATGGAGCTCGACGAGGCGGCCATGGAGACGATCGAACAAATTGCTTTCACCAAGCCGCTATCGCGCCCCTAG
- the rnc gene encoding ribonuclease III — MTKQLDVLCRKLGLSFNDPELLGVALTHRSAGARNNERLEFLGDAILGFVIAQRLFELFPEASEGVLSRLRASLVNQGSLAELARHLQLGDYLHLGSGELKSGGFRRDSILSDALEAIIGALFQDQGIDACQRWILQLFAEKLQSVSLDNWRKDPKTQLQELMQSKKIELPEYTLITMSGLPHEQTFKVKCTIPLLKDACIGVGATRKRAEQAAAEQMLNLLNKEQ; from the coding sequence GTGACGAAACAACTCGACGTATTGTGCAGAAAATTGGGATTATCGTTCAATGATCCGGAATTGCTTGGGGTGGCCCTGACGCATCGCAGCGCGGGCGCCAGAAACAACGAGCGCCTGGAATTTTTGGGGGATGCCATCCTGGGTTTCGTCATCGCGCAACGACTGTTCGAGTTGTTTCCCGAAGCCAGCGAAGGCGTGTTGAGCCGGCTCCGGGCGAGTCTGGTCAATCAAGGCTCGTTGGCCGAATTGGCCCGCCATCTTCAACTGGGCGATTATCTGCATCTGGGCTCGGGCGAGCTCAAAAGCGGCGGATTTCGCCGAGACTCCATCCTGTCGGACGCTCTGGAAGCCATTATCGGAGCCTTGTTTCAGGACCAGGGCATCGACGCTTGCCAGCGCTGGATACTGCAACTGTTCGCCGAAAAACTGCAAAGCGTTTCGCTGGACAACTGGAGAAAGGATCCGAAGACGCAATTGCAGGAACTGATGCAATCGAAAAAGATCGAACTGCCGGAATACACTCTCATTACCATGTCGGGACTTCCTCACGAACAAACGTTCAAAGTCAAATGCACCATTCCGCTATTGAAGGATGCCTGCATCGGCGTCGGGGCGACCCGAAAAAGAGCGGAACAGGCCGCAGCCGAGCAGATGCTTAATTTGCTGAATAAGGAACAATAG
- a CDS encoding nuclear transport factor 2 family protein → MSTTHEPRPPFPPFTRETAAQKVRMAEDAWNNRDPQRVALAYTVDSRWRNRAEFPVGREEIIEFLTRKWAKELDYRLIKELWAFDGNRIAVRFAYEWRDDSGNWFRSYGNENWEFDENGLMSRRYASINDLPIEESERKYHWPLGRRPDNHPGLGELGL, encoded by the coding sequence ATGAGCACCACCCACGAACCCCGCCCCCCGTTTCCACCGTTCACCCGCGAGACCGCCGCCCAAAAAGTCCGCATGGCCGAGGACGCATGGAACAACCGCGATCCCCAGCGCGTCGCCCTGGCTTATACGGTCGACAGCCGCTGGCGCAACCGGGCCGAGTTTCCGGTAGGGCGGGAGGAAATCATCGAGTTTCTGACGCGCAAATGGGCGAAGGAGCTCGACTACCGGCTGATCAAGGAGCTGTGGGCCTTCGACGGCAACCGGATCGCGGTGCGTTTCGCTTACGAATGGCGCGACGACAGCGGCAACTGGTTCCGCTCCTACGGCAACGAGAACTGGGAATTCGACGAGAACGGCCTGATGAGCCGCCGCTACGCCAGCATCAACGATCTGCCGATCGAGGAATCCGAACGAAAATACCACTGGCCTCTGGGACGCCGGCCCGACAATCATCCGGGACTCGGCGAGCTGGGGCTTTAG
- a CDS encoding transaldolase family protein codes for MLELYLDTADARQVARFNACLPIRGVTTNPSILAQSATGLKQLLPALAGSLGAEARFHVQVVSQSVEEMVNEAAELNRLPYDVVVKVPATESGLTAIRKIKALNHQVLATAIYCSHQGFLAALAGADYLAPYVNRIDMIGADGIGVVADLQLLIDRHHLPCKLLPASFKNTQQVMEVLKLGVGAITIPVDVAEQMLKHPAVPAAVSQFSREWHEAFGNRLSFQS; via the coding sequence ATGCTTGAGTTATATCTGGATACGGCCGACGCCCGGCAGGTGGCGCGGTTCAATGCGTGCCTGCCGATACGGGGAGTGACGACCAATCCCTCCATTCTGGCCCAATCGGCGACCGGCCTGAAGCAGTTGTTGCCGGCGCTGGCCGGGAGTTTGGGCGCCGAGGCTCGGTTTCATGTCCAGGTGGTCAGCCAATCGGTGGAGGAAATGGTCAACGAAGCGGCCGAACTGAACCGATTGCCCTACGACGTCGTGGTCAAAGTGCCCGCCACCGAATCCGGCCTGACGGCGATCCGCAAGATAAAGGCCCTGAATCATCAGGTGCTGGCGACGGCCATCTATTGTTCGCATCAAGGCTTTCTGGCGGCATTGGCCGGGGCGGATTACCTGGCGCCCTACGTCAACCGCATCGATATGATCGGCGCGGACGGCATCGGCGTGGTGGCGGATTTGCAGTTGTTGATCGACCGACACCATCTGCCCTGCAAGCTGCTGCCGGCCAGTTTCAAAAATACCCAGCAGGTGATGGAGGTATTGAAACTGGGCGTCGGCGCAATCACGATCCCGGTCGACGTTGCCGAGCAAATGTTGAAGCATCCGGCGGTTCCCGCGGCCGTTAGCCAGTTTTCCCGCGAATGGCACGAGGCGTTCGGCAATCGGCTGTCTTTTCAAAGCTGA
- a CDS encoding DUF6794 domain-containing protein, which produces MTKNWSDFFQEITKPPETIVEAVDWLTAILDGEQKISLAVMQKDDLNNLLFSLGLAIRNTFKLHEPESKLLGHVGSLIRMMYPLQSLANYGKRYILEINDRFDGKHGNTGSRLLPRKA; this is translated from the coding sequence TTGACCAAAAATTGGTCAGACTTTTTTCAGGAAATTACCAAGCCTCCGGAAACTATTGTCGAAGCCGTCGATTGGTTAACAGCTATACTTGATGGTGAGCAGAAAATCTCTTTGGCGGTTATGCAAAAAGATGATTTGAACAATCTACTTTTCAGTCTTGGTCTGGCGATCCGGAATACATTTAAGTTGCATGAACCTGAAAGCAAATTATTAGGGCATGTGGGGTCGCTCATCCGGATGATGTATCCGCTGCAATCATTAGCGAATTATGGCAAACGTTACATTCTTGAAATAAACGACAGGTTTGACGGAAAACATGGGAATACAGGATCGCGATTATTACCGAGAAAGGCATAG
- a CDS encoding cytochrome P450 yields MPTETIPSPKGRLLLGHLPEFRSDPLACMSRWHRDFGDIVGFRLGLQRFYLLSHPDLAEQVLVEQPDVFVKMYDPDKPKGLQLVLGQGLVTSTGALWQRQRRLLQPVFQRRSVETMRPQMAATGEQWIRRWQMLAPGAEVDMAGEMMRLTLEVLTRTMFGTSVLHEVDAIAPALDTCLRHAARTTMNPFTPPLWVPTLANRQFRKSLAILDSVIYRMIEQRRKDGRIHDDLLDRMLSAADPETGTAMNVRQLRDEMLTIFTAGHETTANLMTWTLYWLARHPESQDKARAEAKAIANGSAAISEQPDRLVYTKAVLQESLRHRPPAGLVIRKLTRSTRLQDHALPAGSLVLVSIFNIHHHPALWDRPETFDPERFLGRKMDKYHFLPFGIGSRFCIGNHFATVETTLLLSMLIRHFRFELCTEQEPEIEMVVTVRPKGGLRLKISSVPES; encoded by the coding sequence ATGCCAACCGAAACCATCCCGTCGCCCAAGGGCCGCCTGCTGCTGGGCCATCTGCCGGAGTTCAGGTCCGATCCTCTGGCCTGCATGAGCCGCTGGCACCGCGACTTCGGCGATATCGTCGGTTTTCGGCTGGGGTTGCAGCGATTCTACCTGCTCAGCCATCCCGATCTTGCGGAACAGGTATTGGTCGAACAGCCCGACGTCTTCGTCAAAATGTACGATCCCGACAAGCCGAAAGGCCTGCAACTGGTGCTGGGACAGGGCCTGGTGACCAGCACGGGAGCGTTGTGGCAGCGGCAACGGCGGCTGTTGCAGCCGGTCTTTCAAAGGCGAAGCGTCGAGACGATGCGCCCGCAAATGGCCGCAACCGGAGAACAATGGATCCGGCGCTGGCAGATGCTCGCGCCCGGCGCCGAAGTCGACATGGCCGGCGAAATGATGCGCCTGACGCTGGAAGTGCTGACCCGCACGATGTTCGGCACCAGCGTCCTGCACGAGGTCGATGCGATCGCCCCGGCTCTGGACACCTGTCTGCGCCATGCGGCCCGAACCACGATGAACCCCTTCACTCCACCGTTGTGGGTGCCGACGCTCGCCAATCGGCAATTCAGGAAGTCGCTGGCGATCCTGGACTCGGTGATTTACCGGATGATCGAACAGCGGCGCAAGGACGGCCGGATTCACGACGATCTGCTGGACCGGATGTTGTCGGCGGCCGACCCGGAGACCGGCACCGCGATGAACGTCCGGCAACTGCGCGATGAAATGCTTACCATTTTCACCGCCGGTCATGAAACTACGGCCAATCTGATGACCTGGACCTTGTATTGGCTGGCCAGGCACCCCGAGAGCCAGGACAAGGCCAGGGCCGAAGCAAAGGCAATAGCAAACGGAAGCGCGGCCATCTCCGAGCAACCGGACCGGCTGGTCTACACCAAAGCCGTGTTGCAGGAATCGCTGCGGCACAGGCCGCCCGCCGGTCTGGTCATACGAAAACTGACCCGCAGCACCCGCCTGCAGGATCATGCGCTGCCGGCCGGGAGTCTGGTCCTGGTCAGCATTTTCAATATCCATCACCATCCGGCGCTTTGGGACCGGCCGGAAACCTTCGATCCCGAGCGCTTTCTCGGCAGGAAAATGGACAAATACCATTTCCTGCCTTTCGGCATCGGTTCCAGATTCTGCATCGGCAACCACTTTGCGACGGTTGAAACGACCTTGCTGCTGTCGATGCTGATCCGTCATTTCCGATTCGAGCTCTGTACGGAACAGGAGCCGGAAATCGAAATGGTGGTGACGGTCCGGCCCAAGGGCGGCCTGCGCCTGAAGATCAGCTCCGTGCCGGAAAGCTGA